From the genome of Pleuronectes platessa chromosome 19, fPlePla1.1, whole genome shotgun sequence:
CGCTTTATCTCACGAGCCACAGCCGTCAAACTTTTTTTGTTCTCAGATTATTAATTCACGAACAAGCTTTTCAGATTTCCTCAGATCCGGGACATACGTGCTTCAAACAGgatccactcacctgtctcaggTAGAGGAAGAAGCTGGAGTACTGGCCGGCCTCCGGCAGGTAGGACAGGAACACAGTGATGCAGATCAGTAGGATGGTCGGGTCCTGACCCACTTTTCTCAGCgactgaaggagagagagaggaaatgaaacgAGCTGCAGAAACAAGTCCCGcccataatcataatcataaagCTTTATCAatggctttttcttttgttctatGAGAATCAAATCAATGCAACTTATCATCTTATGAACTAATCGTGCTGCTCTAAATTCAGAATGAGATCAGATTGTGTCCTGTGAGCTGTGTTACTGACGATGAAGGGGTCGGCCTGCTCCCAGGATATCGGCGCCCCCCACGTGTTGAGCCTCATCTTGTCCGGCAAGGACTCGGGCATGGCGAGCAGGATGAAGGCGATGTCGGCCAGAGCGATCAGTGTGGCCAACAGAACCACCATGTTGTCCCCGTACCAGGCGGACACGTACGCCCCGATGGCGGGACTCGTCACCAGGCTGGCTGCAAAGGTCGCCGACACCTAGAGGACGGAGAGACAGACGAGAGGATCCGGGTTAGACGTCTGCAGAGAGACGACCAATCACACTGATGCAGCAGCACAGGTACATGTCACTCTACTCCggtcacaggtcaaaggtcagagttcagCGTCTGTCGGGCTGTGTGGCTAACATCAACAGGCTAAAATGCTAGTGATCAAATACGTGACTCACTTCTGGTGGGAAACAGCTGAACagtgaaaataaagaataatgaCGAGAAACAGAAACTGTCGGATATAAAGAGCTTAACTTAGCTAATTTCACTTTGTGAGTGTTAAATTTAATTATTAACAGAACTCGTGATGTCAGTGATTGGGTTTACATCATTACGATCATGGATGTTTTATATTCTAGATGTTTTTACGCACTAAATATCTGATGTTTTCATAGAAACTTTGATTTTCAATAGTTGAAATGACTCAAACTTGCAGCAGGTTTCACTGGATGTATAAAGTCATGAGAAATAATTAGAACAGCAGCTCAGCACAATTATTTAGTTCTTATAGCAGCAAATTTAAAAAGTAATACAAAGTTGAAACCATGCTCTGTGTTGTGATgttgaataaaaacatcacagaTCCACAGTGTAAGTAGGTTCTTCTCAGGCCACCTCCCTCCATGTCTGTTGGAAATGGTTTTAGTAGTTTTGCAGACGCAGGTGAAATCACATCCTCAGGGGCAGATGTAATAATTCAAACATGAAGGTGCTTTTGTCCTCAGATGTTTTCCTGCTCTCGGCTCAGATTCCACCGACGACTCGGTTTTGTCCCTGATGCAGATTCAGAGTCGGCCATTCGACACCAGCATCCTTCATTTGAAACGATGAGGTCACGGTGGCACTTATGTCATCGCCTCCTCTGTGACACAGTCTACGGAGAAGCTGTTATTTCATACATTATGAATGGTCGGCCCACCTCGCTGCTTCCTGATAGTGAGTCACTGCAgcttcctgcttctcctgctcagCGGAGGGATTTGAATCTTTTGTCTAATAAACGTAACGATGGCTGAAGCTGTTCATGAGTCACGAGGGACCTTCACTGTGAGGCCCAGTCCAGCTACAGAGACATGATGTTCATTCACCTTTGAGAGGCTCTTACCAGACCGTAGGCGgtgctcctctctctcgctgtcgTCACGTCGGCCACGTAGGCGAAGATGACAGAGAAGGTGACAGAGAAAGCTCCGGACATGGAGATCATGGCGAAGTACCACCTGAACACACGGGAGAGAAAATCAAACTCAGCTTCTTCAAACCAAGACAGAGGAACTGTTCAGTGAAGTAACGACTGAGGCCCCGTGAAGGAGCCGGATAATGAGCTTCTCAGTGAGTGGTACCAGGGGCTGAGCCTCATCAGAGGGATCGGGGCGCACGTGAAGAAGACGGTGACCAACAGGAAGGTGCGTCGGCCCCACACGTCCGACAGCGCACCAATCAGAGGAGCGGACATGAACGACAGCAGGCCCTGGACAGGAAGTGGCAGTCAGTGACAGTTAAATGAGCGTCTGTGACAGTGAGATGTTCAGTTTGATGCTGAGTCACTGGAGAACTCAGATCTGATGAGTCACAGAAGTGAAGAGTTCTCACCTTCACACCCTGAATCAGTCCGTTCATCAGGAACGTGTGCTGAGGGAACGTCTCGTGTAGAACCTGCAACAAGAGACGAAACTTCAGCTTCATAATGTTTAAAGACTTTATCTGTTAGACAAACATGTTTCCATCCCAGTGAGTTATGAGTCTTTAATGACGCTGAATCTTTAACTCTTCTTCGACTCTTTATCAGCCGACTCCACGTGGGAGCTAAGGCAGTGCTAATGCTAACGTGAGATCTTGCCTCCACCAGCGTTACTCACGGTGAGCATGGGCGTGGTGAGAAGACCCCAGGCGAAGAACTCCAGGAAGATCACCACCACGGCGTGATACACACTGGGTCGGCCGATGCCCTGCtgcaactgaaacacacacataggatCATTTTTAATAATCGTCTATTAAAGGACAAACTATAATAAACAGTTTGATCAAAGTGGAGCAGACGCTCAACCCCCTGACAGATACTCAGGGTTCAGGTGGAGACGTGAACCAGATAACGACTTAACTGCTGCTATACATGATAGTgtcagcagggggcagtgtgtgtctgatacTCCAGGAAGATCCGTAGTTTTATCTAACGACTTTCTCTGAATCCCGGACGGGGGAATACGAAGCCTCGACCCACTgtgacgccccctggtggtttgtGAGCTTCTCATCTGAAGCCTAGCTTTGACATTatgtccagcgccatcttgtttttttcaaaccagaagaaaccatatttggaagagcagggggtggagcctcctcaaaaaaacaagatgggtCTCGACAAAATGGACCAACTTCGAAACAGCGTCAGGGTGGGTCGctgccacagactgtaaataaagatggacgacacatctccacttcctcccgctaTGCAGACATGAGTCAAATATCATGGATCAGGACGCGGCCTTCCTGCACATCTGGATTCTGCAAACAGGGAACAgagccaaggggggggggggtccatcgATCCACGTCTCATCCATCATGATGTCCAGGCTCAGAAGTCAACATTAAAACCACACTGATCATGATCATGATCACTTGATTCTCAGTGTGACATGAACTTGTTATGACTAAATAAAAACCAGATGTGATGTAACGTGACTTTTCAGTTGGTCCATGTCACATGTTTCACACGGAGGCTTCACCATGGAGATGGTGTCGTCCATGTGTATTTACAGTCCATGACAGTAGCTTGGTGATAATATAACTAAAGTCCCATATCGATTTAAAGCTTGATTCAAAGTGCTATCGTTAATTTACCTCAGATTAGTCACATGTTTTGGTTCTCGGGAGCAGCAGTGAGTCTTTAAACATGAAATTAAAGATGTGACTTTAGTCGTCGGCTGTGAAAACGTGTCTTGGTGTTTTTCTGTTCTCGTCCCTGAGATCTGACATTTTCCCTCTGCAGGatctgaggaggacgaggctgCTGCTGTGCGAGCTGTTAAAATGGAGGCTGCCCGTGGAGCCCGTGGAGCCTGGATGTgctcgaggaggaggagagatgtgaCATAACAGATCAGGGATCCATCCCGAGCACATCAGcatcacacactaacacatctGGATCCGCCCTCAGCCGCTCGCCTGAACATCTGGATCAATCCCCTTTTATCACACAGACCAAAACAAAGTGAGCAGCTCTATGATCTATTTATACACATCTGTGAGCATCTGATGATTGTCCTTCATCTTTATTATTGACTGTTtggatttgaaaaataaagagaatTCCGGGAGGATTTATGATCTAACGTCACAGGTTCCCTGAGCCCACAGACACGACACTGACATGACACTGACACGACACAGACACGACACTGACATGACACTGACACGACACAGACATGACACTGACATGACACTGACACGACACTGACATGAaatgagagcagtgagcagGTGATGTGATGGAGCAGAGTAAAATGGCGCTGCTCGCTTCACCCACCGCGGCTCCGTCCTTCATGATGATCCTCTTGACCAGCACCACCCTCCCGGGCGCCGCCGCCGCTTCCCCCGGCATCTCCTCGCACCTGCCGCGGGTCACGAAGCACCCATGCTGGGTAGATATCCGCGGTTCCCCGGGGGCTTCCAGGATGGGTCCTTGTTTGGCCCCGGAGAGGCTAACCCGAGCTAACGGATTAAAAATAACCGAGATAAAATTTAAACCGTGACGGATAAAATCCTCAACTTGTCCCGGTGAAGATTCTCCGTCACGTTAGAGACAGGACTTCCGGTCGGGACCgagctttcacaataaaagactTTGCAGTCATTCATAATGAAATACAGACCAGTTCATctttataatataaatgtttgtGAACATTGGGGATTGAACTGTTGTCACTGAATATGACAATATCtatataattgatcatttaCTATCATAGGCTgaattaaagatggacgacaggacggcttcccaaaagtgaagccagttaTTGTGGCTGAgccgtcatgattgacagctgagactgactcctgattggctcATCCTTAGTTTTTAAAGGTCTGACTCGGGTCAGTACCCGGTTTACTCGGGTCTTAATCCGGTTAACCAGGGTCAGACCAGTTCAGGGAACAAACCTGGACAAGGTGCGTTTGATTTAAACACCTGAACATTTGAAGCAgaatctatttttatttatgtcttaACGTTAAACCCTGATTCATGACCTGATTTCTAATCGCTCTTTAAtggcttttgttttcattagggTCAAAAATGTGTTGCTGAATCCATTTaacttctcttttattttgaaagggttcTCGATGACAGTGGCAGGGGGAGGAGAATGGGCGGGACATCACGTGTCAGtggctgtggtgtgtgtgtgttttgtgtgtgtgtgtgcatgtgtgaattatACAAGATAATATGACCTGTGATGATGTAAAACGTGACATCATCAATCCGCAGAGAATCCGAGGATTTAAAgctcaaacatatttaattttagTTTCTGTTCTCActaaatatgaataaagattCATTTGAATTTCGTGTTGGGGTCACAGCAGGTGTCTGCTGTCCCAGCATGCATcagaaaagcaaaacaaagccaTTAATTTGCTCTTAGAGATCCGTGTGGTGATTAACTTTGCCAGTCAGCACACGTGATATAATGAATATAAGTGACACAGAGATATAAAGGAGATAGAAGATAGAATTGAGTCTACCTCcattttatacacagtctattaTTTGAGTCAGAGTCTCAGGAGGACcttcatgacctatactgcagccagccaccagggggcgatcaatatgctttggcttcacttcttgATCTACAGtctaaactctctctctctctctctctctctctctctctctctctctctctctctctctctctctctctctctctctctctccagcagctcacctGCCATGTTTGGTTGAGGTGTTGCTAGGCGACATCGTACCTGCAGAGGAAAGTGGATCTCACCTGTAAACTGAGAAGAGGACACTGAGACGAGGACACTGAGACGAGGACGCTGAGACAAAGACACTGAGTCGAGGACTCTGAGACGAGGACTCTGAGACGAGGACGCTGAGTCGAGGACACTGAGACAAGAACACTGAGAAGAGGACGCTGAGACGAGGACGCTGAGTCGAGGACGCTGAGACGACTCCTCCGAGGCCGAGAGACACAAACCACCAGAGAAGAAAAGACGTTGACTCAAACCTCCACAGGTAAGTTTCCTTTTTACGATGTCCAcaaaggccacactgacctctgacctctaaaCGAGGATTGATGAGTTTGCATCACGTTAAGTCCATCATGTCGCTATAGCACCACCTAGAGGTGACATGACAGATTACATTTTGTATGTTGATATATCGTTTAGTGTCAGGTGAAGGTTTGAATTAGAAATGGCTTTAGATTAATGTTATCTGAAGGCTGGGATTAGGATAAGATTAGATTTGGGTTGtagttaactgtgtgtgtgtgtgtgtgtgtgtgtgtgtgtgtgtgtgtgtgtgtgtgtgtgtgagacagtaaACATGGCCTTAGCCAGCGGTCACTGGCTGGAgaaagagacgagaggagaagCCCCGAGTTCGAGGTGagtcacgtttttttttttttaaaccataaaCATGTCACAGTAAGCACGACGTAGTCTGCAGCCTGACGTGGTCTAGTGTGACCAGTAGAGGGCGCTGGCTGCGGTTGGGTAACGTGAGCTGTTAGTTATCCCCTCTCTAATAGTAATAGCATGTTTGACCGTTTACCTGTAATTTTCCATTATGGCCATAGAGGCCGTTGTTGATGACGTTTTCTGGTTTTACAGATATTAATGTTCAGATGAAAGTGTAGAAGATGAATGTTACTGGTCACATCTTTGTCCTCAGGTACGGACACGCTTCAGCTGTGGCAGGAAACGTGGCCTTTTTGTTCGGAGGAGCGTCCAGCATCAACCAGGAGGtcggtaaccccccccccccccccccccccccccatattacACAATATACTAATgaacttttacttgagtaggaTTCTTCAATCTTCCTCTCACCTTTTAGGAGAACATCCCTGTTTACTTCAACGACTTCTACATGTTAACAGGTAGGACTCAAACTTACtgttttattgtatatttattacaaaaataacatATTGTGAGTCTTGATTTCAGTGTCTCCTGATGATGTGTCGTGGGAGGAGATTCCTCAGAGTGGAGACGTTCCCTCGGCCAGAGAAGGACACACTCTGTGGTAAACTCTTCAACTATACTTAAACTAAACACGTCTATAACGTCATATCATTACACATTCTATATTCTGTACATAATCtctttgtttatattatttctattgtaTTTCTATATCTGGAccttgtgtgtcagtgtggtcGGGGGGAGGTTGTTTCTGTTCGGTGGCGTCTCGACTCCCGAGGCCTCCGAGTGTCTCTCTGGAGTTTACAGCTTTGACATCGGTGAGGAAGCTCGAGCAgccggagaagaagaagaagaagtgtttATTAAAATTCAAACGCGGCTGTGATgatgtttcctgttgttttctgacagtgtctctgacctgggattGCTTATCAACCGGGGGCGTGGCCGTCAGAACCCTGAGACACAGCTCGGCTGCCGTTGGAGACAACATCTATGTGTATGGAGGAATTCTGGGAGGGAATCGAACCGACGACCTCCTGGTCTTCAACACAGGTCCAGAACATCAGTTATAAACCATCTTTACCTCaatctatttctatttttatagttttactttcatctttattttcattcattacgTTTTTATGTTCCTTGTAACATTGTTCCTTGTTACATGTATGAAAAGTTGATAACCCTCATTTGACTTGTCTCTTATTGTCTCCTAAACGTCCtgctgtctcagtgtctctctcctgGACGCCAGTGAAAACCAGTGGCTCGCTGCCTCCTGCTCTGTGAGGATCTTATCCCCCCTTTAATAGAGGAATATTGAAATTCATTTTGAAGGAGACACATGATGTTTGTTTAGTGTGTTCTCTCCTCCTGTGAGTTATTAAGAGTTTGTGAAGATCAAAACACTGAGTAcaaactgaatgtgtgtgtgtgtgtgtgtgtgtgtgtgtgtgtgtgtgtgtgtgtgtgtgtgtgtgtgtgtgtgtgtgtgggtgtgtgtttgtgtgtgtgtgtgtgtgtgtgtaggtgcgaTCAGAGTCTTGCCCTGGTCGGGGATCAGCTCTTCATGTTCGGAGGTCATGGAGCAGGTGGAGACTTCTGTAAAGAGCTGCATGTCCTcaacacaggtaaacacacagacaaacatctgCCCCTAGTGGTCAGTAATATGCAGATCCTTTTcgtctctgacctttgacccttgtgCCCCATTTTTCTTAGAAAACCTGTTATGGCAGAAATTGGAGGTGAAGGGAGACACACCTGCagcctgcagcagacacacactgactgctcACCATgataaagtacacacacacacacgtacactaaatgtcatgattgacagctgggactgactcgtgattggttgagcaGGTGTATGGGTGGGACCTTGATATATGAAcatgtctcctgtctgtctccatgAAGGACATCTACTTGTTTGGTGGCAGAAGCTTCACTGAGGACGGCACAGAGACATCGTCCAATGAAATCCACAAACTCAGTATCGGTGAGTGAGAAACTGAACGTTCACCGAAGAGTAGAATCGTCCCTCTGAGtcgtggtccccccccccccccccccccccccccccccgtgttccTCCAGCTAAGATGAAGTGGAAGGTTCCGCTGTACGTCGGGATTCCTCCGGCTCGTCGACACGGACACACAACGTTCATCCTCCACAGTCACGTGGGTCATCAGCCTCTCATTCCTGTGGTGCTGTTCATTATTCACATGTGttataaggtgtgtgtgtgtgtgtgtgtgtgtgtgtgtgggttgtgttGACAGCTGTATGTGTTTGGAGGACAGAATGAAGAGCAGGAGTTTAACGACCTGAAGGTGATGAAACTCATCAACCCCTCAGAGCGACAACCTGGTGTGTTGCTCATTTTATTTACTACACATTTACGATCTGAAAGAACAAACAGCGTGTGGATGGTTTGACTCATGTCTGAGGTTCATCTTTAAACGAGCTAaaggcttctcctcctcctcctcagtgatgAAGGAGATCCTGTCAGAGTTCGGTCTTCAGGGCGTCAGTCACAGGTGCGTCTCTGTTTCATCTCCACGCCGCTCTTTGCTTcagcagtttggtttcattctGGTTTTGACTGGTTTCACAGTTTCACTCCCACTAAGGTCCCAAACGTCCGCTACGAGCTGAGCGAGCCGGCTCCGTGCAGCCAGAGCAGGAACCCAGCTGCTGATCCTCAGGTGATGatgactaccccccccccccccacccccaccctcagtttctgttctgtggaaacacaaactgaagcTTTTGCTCAATCATGCTGATAAACATACTTATTGTTATATTATGTAGATTTAACTTTGTAAATACACATTTCCTTCTGTTGCTGTATATTTGATCTTATCCTAGTTCTGATCATACGTCTATTTTAATCATTGTATCTTGTGTCTAATGCTGTGTGACCTTTAATTTGCTTTggatttatctttttctttactTGTAAATCACCTtgaaactgtgttttgaaaagttcTCTATGGGTGaagtttataatttataattattatcatcTACTTATATTCACATGCTCTTTTTGATGGAGCTCTGCAGACTTTGATTCAAAGTGTCTCCTGCAGGCGTTTGTCCACAGAGACTTCAGTGCAGTTCGGGATGAGGCCATGAAGCAGATCCAGGCGGCCTTCGCTCTGCTCGACCACGAGTTCCTCAAACTGGATCGGttggtttttcatttgtttagtttatttccCATCTTGACAAGTTAATGCCTTCAATAAGAATGATTCATCTTGAGACTGATTCGACTGATTTAACTTTCAATATCATATAAACTCATAATAATGATTTTCTTCCAGAGAGAAGTCGGATTTGTcgaaagctgctgctgctctgcagaaagagaaagaagctcATGAGGTTCAcagacaacaacagcaacaggtCTGTTCCTGCTTCATCTGGAATGATCTCAACTCACTGAAGTTAATTCATTAATGACTTTAATCTCATTAAATCAATCTAATCTATGTGGTTTACTTTAAAGTAACCCAGTCCATTCTGTCTGCATCATGTGATCCTTCAAAACAATCTGACCTCTTCATTTTCTCTGATCTGACGTAGTTCACAGTCGAGTCGTCAATTCAAATCAACACAaaataagttgtgtgtgtgtgtgtgtgtgtgtgtgtgtgtgtgtatgtgtgtgtgtgtgtgtttgtgtgtgtgtgtcaggagctgcaggagctgctggacagaCATCGCTCTCAGAACGAGACCTGGCTCCGAGCTCGAGCTGAGGAGAACGACCGTGAGAGGAGGGAACTGTGCCGAGTCCGAGTCCGttcaacacacacaatttattatttattattctccTGATCAAGAAACATCTGTATGAGTATAATTGTAATACTCTGATCAAAGCCTTTCAAGGAAATAACCCaaatcctgtctgtctgtctgtctcctcaggaggaggtgcagcaggagcaggagagactgaaggaggagcagagcagcatccAGAAACGCAGCGAACATCTTCTGTCCATCATGCAGCAGTTCAAAGGGATgtgagacagatagacagacagacagacagacagacagacagacagacagacagacagaagaatggacagacagacagacagatggacagacagacagacagacagacagacagacagacagacagacagatgtggatGATAAACcttcaataaaaacatcacaattAAAGTTTGTATCTTTTATTGATGAGTGTTTAACAGCTGATCAGAGACTTTCATGAGTCGACTGTAACAACTGAAAACTGATAATAAACTCTGTCCTCATCATTAtggtcctgtctgtctctctctgtctgtctctctctgtctgtctctctttttggcagctcacctgtctgtctctctctgtctgtctatctctctatatctctctgtctctctctctctttttggcaGCtcacttgtctctctctctttttggcaGCtcacttgtctctctctctttttggcaGCtcacccgtctctctctctttttggcaGCTcaactgtctctctctgtctctctctctctgtctcctccactgtCGCATTCACCACCAGGATCACTATTAAGCAGGTGAGACCAGCGTACTGCACCAATCTGTGTCCTTGTGTTGACTCTCAGTCGCAGTTTctggcagagaggagggggcgGGGTGAGAGTGAAGAGCGTCATGCTCACGGTAATAAGACCGGAAGTGAGGtgataaagtcaaataaaagtcTTTATTCACATtgtttgaatattaaattaaacatttgttatttttctatcagggtttgtttttcttttgtaaccGTGACTCGCTCAGTGTGAATTTTT
Proteins encoded in this window:
- the mfsd14ba gene encoding hippocampus abundant transcript 1 protein is translated as MAESSPGQVEDFIRHGLNFISVIFNPLARVSLSGAKQGPILEAPGEPRISTQHGCFVTRGRCEEMPGEAAAAPGRVVLVKRIIMKDGAALQQGIGRPSVYHAVVVIFLEFFAWGLLTTPMLTVLHETFPQHTFLMNGLIQGVKGLLSFMSAPLIGALSDVWGRRTFLLVTVFFTCAPIPLMRLSPWWYFAMISMSGAFSVTFSVIFAYVADVTTARERSTAYGLVSATFAASLVTSPAIGAYVSAWYGDNMVVLLATLIALADIAFILLAMPESLPDKMRLNTWGAPISWEQADPFISLRKVGQDPTILLICITVFLSYLPEAGQYSSFFLYLRQVINFSSTTIAVFIGVVGILSIIAQTLFLTLLMRTLGNKNTVLLGLGFQILQLAWYGFGSEPWMIWAAGAVAAMSSITFPAVSALVSHSADPDKQGVVQGMITGIRGLCNGLGPALYGFIFFLFNVELNTIDPIQGEFNVDPLPVESPTERALIPGPPFLLGACCVVVAFFVALFIPEKPSCSSSSSHLSLSDKPHPDSKESMSSLAGVHINTPLPGSDEEAPPTTSDGDFEPLLQDSIV
- the zmp:0000001301 gene encoding rab9 effector protein with kelch motifs, with translation MALASGHWLEKETRGEAPSSRYGHASAVAGNVAFLFGGASSINQENIPVYFNDFYMLTVSPDDVSWEEIPQSGDVPSAREGHTLCVVGGRLFLFGGVSTPEASECLSGVYSFDIVSLTWDCLSTGGVAVRTLRHSSAAVGDNIYVYGGILGGNRTDDLLVFNTVSLSWTPVKTSGSLPPALCDQSLALVGDQLFMFGGHGAGGDFCKELHVLNTENLLWQKLEVKGDTPAACSRHTLTAHHDKDIYLFGGRSFTEDGTETSSNEIHKLSIAKMKWKVPLYVGIPPARRHGHTTFILHSHLYVFGGQNEEQEFNDLKVMKLINPSERQPVMKEILSEFGLQGVSHSFTPTKVPNVRYELSEPAPCSQSRNPAADPQAFVHRDFSAVRDEAMKQIQAAFALLDHEFLKLDREKSDLSKAAAALQKEKEAHEVHRQQQQQELQELLDRHRSQNETWLRARAEENDRERRELCRVREEVQQEQERLKEEQSSIQKRSEHLLSIMQQFKGM